The DNA region GCCATCTGGATGCCCGCGATCAAATTCTTGAGCGCCGGTTGCGCGGCCGCACCCACCGCCAAGCCGACCAGGCCCGCCGACGCCGCCAGCGTAACGCCGATCGTCCGCACGCCCGGAATCGCGATCAGCATCATCGCGATCACCAGCACCGCAACGATGCTCTGCGCGATCCGATAAAGAATGCGCACCCGCGTATGCCGCTTGCGCGCCTTGAGATTATCCTCGGCGCTGATATCCGCGCCGCGCTCGATCATGATCCGCATGGCCCGCATCAGCCGCAGGAGCAGCCACCCGGCCAGCAGCGCGAACACCATCTTCGACCCGATCGACCACAAACTCTCAATCCGCCGCCCCATATCGAGCGGCTGCAACCCCGCCCCCAGCGCCAGCAACACCACCAGCCACCGCGTCGGCTGAAAGATCGCCGGCAACAAAACCGGGTCCATCCGCCGCCGCACGACCCGCAACGCCACGGCATAAAGCGCCCAATGGATCAGGAACGCAGACACCACCGCAGCCGAGATGGAGAAGGCGGCGGTCGACGTGATATGGGTCAGGCTGATATCGGTCATGCAGGGGCAACGCGACCGAGCGGGCATTTGTTTCGCAGGTGCGGTATGATCGGCAGGCTTTGTAAGGGGAGCGGCCCCTCGACCTCCGCACAGTCATCCCCGCGCAGGCGGGGATCCATCTTCCCAACTTGGTGCTTGGCGCAATATCTGGAGATGGATTCCCGCCTTCGCGGGAATGACGAGAAGGTTGGTTCCTGTCATTCCCCTCCCGCTCGCGGGAGGGGGAATAATGCGGCTCTTGGCCGATCAGCACCGATCGAATGCGATTGTCTGACTTGCTGCAAAAGGAGGCTGGACGACGGCCTCATACCAATCAGCGCGAAAGCCCGGCAACCTTGCGAGATGGGCAATCAGTTCGTCCTAACCCTTTTGTTCCTCATGAAACGTCCAAATGTGATCGGATATTGCAACATCGCAACAGATAAGGTCGGTAGTGATCTCGTGCCGCTTGTAGAAAGTGACAGCATCAATATTAGGCAACGCCAATTGCGTGATGATGTCGGGCGTGGTTGTCATCGCGCCATGCTGGCTTGTTGAACGGACGCCCGCAATAGCAATTCTCGTGCGCTTCCAACTACCCGCCCCTTAGCAACCCAACAGCCGCATCCTTCTCGAACAAATACAAACAAATCCGCGCCGCCTGCCCGCGCGCGCTGTCCAGCCCGCCATCGCGCTCGATCAGCAGATGCGCGTCGTCCCGCGCGCTATCCACCAGGGCCGCCACATGCTCAGGCGTCGCGATCTTCAAAGCCGCCTCGCCCGACTGGCGCGTGCCCAGCACTTCACCAGCCCCCCGCAGCTTCAGATCCTCCTCGGCGATCCGAAACCCGTCATTTGTATCCTTCAT from Sphingobium sp. HWE2-09 includes:
- a CDS encoding mechanosensitive ion channel family protein is translated as MTDISLTHITSTAAFSISAAVVSAFLIHWALYAVALRVVRRRMDPVLLPAIFQPTRWLVVLLALGAGLQPLDMGRRIESLWSIGSKMVFALLAGWLLLRLMRAMRIMIERGADISAEDNLKARKRHTRVRILYRIAQSIVAVLVIAMMLIAIPGVRTIGVTLAASAGLVGLAVGAAAQPALKNLIAGIQMAFSEPIRLDDVVIVEGEWGRIEDITLTYVVVRIWDDRRMVVPVSYFLEKPFQNWTTKTSDLLGTVFLYVDPTANVPRIREKLIEVTKANPRWDGRVVLLQVTDHRADALELRCLLSARNAGVAFDLRCDVREAMLDYLRTDMPEALVRGRQRMEAGEGFTPMRVTSLSDAAA